One genomic region from Prevotella sp. Rep29 encodes:
- the prfB gene encoding peptide chain release factor 2, whose translation MITAEQLKDILERTDALHRYLDIEKKKVEYEEEELRTQAPDFWEDPARAQEQMKKVKGIKKWLDGYKSARDAADELQLAFDFYHDEMVTEEEVDADYKKAIEAIEELELKNMLRQKEDPMDCVMKINSGAGGTESQDWAQMLMRMYMRWAESHGHKVTVSNLQDGDEAGIKSVTMEIEGGEYAYGYLKSENGVHRLVRVSPFNAQGKRMTSFASVFVSPLVDDTIEVYVDPSKVSWDTFRSSGAGGQNVNKVETGVRLRYQYTDPDTGEEEEILIENTESRKQLENRNNAMRLLKSQLYDRAMKKRLEAKAKIEAGKKKIEWGSQIRSYVFDDRRVKDHRTNYQTTDVDGVMDGKIDDFIKAYLMEFPVTDDQ comes from the coding sequence ATGATTACCGCAGAACAACTCAAAGATATCCTGGAACGCACCGACGCACTCCACCGCTATCTCGACATCGAGAAAAAGAAAGTGGAATACGAAGAAGAAGAACTTCGTACGCAAGCACCTGACTTCTGGGAAGATCCCGCCCGGGCACAAGAGCAGATGAAAAAGGTGAAAGGCATCAAGAAATGGCTCGACGGATATAAGTCGGCGCGCGATGCTGCCGACGAACTGCAGCTCGCTTTCGACTTCTATCACGATGAGATGGTGACGGAAGAAGAAGTGGATGCCGATTACAAAAAAGCCATCGAAGCCATCGAAGAGCTCGAGCTGAAAAACATGCTGCGCCAGAAGGAAGACCCGATGGACTGCGTAATGAAAATCAACAGCGGTGCCGGCGGAACTGAGAGTCAGGACTGGGCACAAATGCTCATGCGGATGTATATGCGATGGGCTGAAAGTCACGGTCATAAAGTGACTGTCAGCAACTTGCAGGACGGCGACGAGGCAGGCATCAAGAGCGTGACGATGGAAATCGAAGGTGGAGAATACGCTTATGGCTACCTGAAAAGCGAAAATGGAGTCCATCGTCTGGTGCGCGTTTCGCCATTCAACGCACAAGGCAAACGCATGACCAGCTTTGCCTCAGTCTTTGTTTCTCCGCTGGTGGATGATACCATAGAAGTGTATGTGGACCCTTCGAAAGTGAGTTGGGACACTTTCCGTTCAAGCGGAGCCGGAGGACAGAACGTCAACAAGGTGGAAACGGGTGTCCGCCTGCGATATCAATATACAGACCCTGACACTGGCGAGGAAGAGGAAATCCTCATCGAGAACACGGAGAGCCGCAAACAGTTGGAGAACAGAAACAACGCCATGCGACTGCTCAAATCACAACTCTATGACCGCGCCATGAAAAAACGCCTCGAAGCAAAGGCAAAGATTGAGGCGGGAAAGAAAAAAATCGAATGGGGAAGCCAAATCCGAAGCTATGTGTTTGATGACCGTCGGGTAAAAGACCACCGCACCAACTACCAGACGACCGACGTGGATGGCGTGATGGATGGAAAAATCGACGACTTCATCAAAGCATACCTCATGGAATTCCCCGTCACCGATGATCAATAA
- a CDS encoding VanZ family protein: MKDLYRLMLRYPLSSLLVAVIWVICLIPVPETPLSDVALIDKWTHIAMYFVLGLVLWAEYLFRHKRVCRQRVILMAWLAPVVMGGLIEFVQATCTGGTRSGDWLDFLANAMGCTLALPIGILLAKCFAKW; encoded by the coding sequence ATGAAAGATTTATATCGGTTGATGCTCCGCTATCCACTCAGTTCGCTGCTTGTCGCGGTGATTTGGGTAATCTGTCTGATTCCTGTTCCGGAAACCCCTTTGAGCGATGTCGCGCTGATAGACAAATGGACGCACATTGCGATGTATTTTGTCTTAGGCTTGGTGCTGTGGGCTGAATATCTTTTCAGACACAAGCGGGTGTGCCGTCAACGTGTCATCCTCATGGCATGGTTGGCTCCAGTGGTAATGGGCGGACTGATTGAATTTGTCCAGGCAACTTGTACCGGCGGTACTCGTAGCGGCGACTGGTTGGACTTTCTTGCCAATGCGATGGGGTGTACGCTCGCTTTGCCTATCGGTATTCTTCTGGCAAAGTGTTTCGCCAAATGGTGA
- a CDS encoding DUF4292 domain-containing protein, with protein MIMNRRNITATICLSALLIITACATKKEVSENKKGTEPVQSVTQGLRFVQKVSDNAVYSKNIVSKIDFSVNTGGKNISVGGSIHMRKDDVIRIQLTPMGLIEVGRIELTPEYVLIMDRIHKEYIQASYKDVEFLNKNGLNFYSLQAMFWNQLFIPGEQRVSETALEQYKTGNAAGNMIPITLQQGNMTYVWNASEQTALILNAIVSYSSKQHGVSKLDWKYEDFKALGSKKFPYNHLFTLSTEASGKKKTINVGIKMNKVTTDSNWEARTTVSAKYKKVTVEDVINKIMNL; from the coding sequence ATGATTATGAACAGAAGAAACATCACCGCAACAATATGCCTCAGCGCATTGCTCATCATCACGGCATGTGCCACGAAGAAAGAGGTGTCTGAAAACAAAAAGGGTACAGAGCCCGTTCAATCAGTCACTCAGGGACTCCGCTTCGTGCAAAAGGTCTCGGACAACGCCGTATATAGCAAGAATATCGTTTCGAAAATAGACTTTTCTGTCAACACCGGAGGGAAAAATATTTCGGTGGGAGGCTCCATCCACATGCGCAAGGACGACGTTATCCGCATCCAACTCACGCCGATGGGACTCATCGAAGTGGGGCGCATCGAACTCACTCCCGAATATGTCTTAATCATGGACCGCATACACAAAGAGTATATCCAGGCATCGTATAAAGACGTGGAGTTCCTGAACAAGAACGGACTCAACTTCTATTCGCTGCAAGCCATGTTCTGGAACCAGCTTTTCATACCCGGCGAACAACGGGTGAGCGAAACGGCGCTTGAGCAATACAAGACAGGAAATGCTGCCGGCAACATGATACCCATCACACTGCAACAGGGCAACATGACGTATGTATGGAACGCCAGCGAACAGACAGCACTCATCCTCAACGCCATCGTCAGCTACAGCAGCAAGCAGCACGGTGTCTCAAAGCTCGACTGGAAATACGAAGACTTCAAGGCGCTCGGCTCGAAAAAGTTTCCCTACAACCACCTGTTCACACTCTCAACCGAAGCCTCCGGAAAAAAGAAGACCATCAACGTGGGCATCAAAATGAACAAAGTCACGACCGACAGCAACTGGGAGGCACGGACAACCGTGTCTGCAAAATACAAGAAAGTAACCGTAGAAGATGTAATTAACAAAATAATGAATCTGTAG
- a CDS encoding tetratricopeptide repeat protein — MKAVVKIMIMAVLTAIISSCGKHVVASAGHPAPPASAVLSEEDRQRFDHFFLEALCQQEKGNYTDAFEMLSHCLAIDSTSAEVYFLLSSYYADLKKDSLTMVYMKRAAELNPDNNFYLERFGQSLLNIGEYDQAVDIYERLYANNRHRTDVLELLLKIYEYNKNHKMMIDVLNRMELVDGSSEQLTLNKMHVYALQGKKEEEFNELKGLTERNPYDLNYRVMLGNWMVQNERGDEALSLFKEVLDAEPDNLSAQLSLADYYKSVGQDSIADTMIEQILIDKKTPSDTKLSLIRQIIMENQQHGGDSTVVLNLFDRILATPQTNADIAEIKVAYMFLCNMPKEDIRKALQDVLAIAPDNVTARIQLLQNIWETENYKEIIRLAQAGTAYNPDEMVFYYFLGMAYYQTDEHDEALDALRRGVSQINEKSNKEFVSDFYAIMGDILHEKGQNKQAFEAYDSCLVWKADNYGALNNYAYYLSELGQDLDRAEQMSFKTIKAEPENPIYLDTYAWILFMEEKYEEAKVYIDQALANDSTLSSVYFEHAGDIYSKTRDTGKAVEFWKKALEQDKENALLRKKIKLKKYVKK, encoded by the coding sequence ATGAAGGCGGTAGTAAAAATCATGATCATGGCGGTTCTCACAGCTATTATTTCAAGCTGCGGGAAACATGTCGTCGCTTCCGCCGGACACCCCGCCCCACCAGCCAGCGCCGTCCTTTCGGAGGAGGACCGCCAACGGTTCGACCACTTCTTCCTTGAAGCCTTATGCCAACAAGAGAAGGGCAATTACACCGATGCCTTTGAGATGCTGTCACACTGTCTGGCTATCGACTCCACTTCCGCTGAAGTCTATTTCCTGCTCTCCTCCTATTATGCCGACCTGAAAAAAGACTCACTGACCATGGTCTATATGAAGCGGGCTGCCGAACTCAATCCCGACAACAACTTCTATCTCGAGCGCTTCGGGCAGTCGCTCCTGAACATCGGCGAATACGACCAGGCTGTCGATATCTACGAACGGTTATATGCCAACAACCGCCACCGCACGGACGTGCTGGAACTGTTGCTGAAGATTTATGAGTACAACAAGAATCACAAAATGATGATTGACGTGCTGAACAGGATGGAGCTCGTGGACGGCAGTTCCGAACAGCTCACGCTGAACAAGATGCACGTCTATGCCCTGCAAGGCAAGAAGGAAGAAGAGTTCAACGAGCTGAAAGGACTTACGGAGAGAAATCCTTATGACCTGAACTATCGCGTCATGCTGGGCAACTGGATGGTTCAGAACGAGCGCGGCGATGAGGCCTTGTCGCTGTTCAAGGAGGTGCTGGACGCAGAGCCCGACAACCTCTCTGCCCAACTGTCCCTGGCAGATTATTACAAATCTGTGGGGCAGGATTCCATTGCCGACACAATGATTGAACAAATACTCATCGACAAGAAGACGCCTTCCGACACCAAGCTCTCACTCATCCGGCAAATCATCATGGAGAACCAGCAACACGGCGGCGATTCGACTGTCGTGCTCAACCTCTTCGACCGCATCCTCGCCACTCCACAGACAAATGCCGACATTGCGGAAATCAAAGTGGCTTACATGTTTCTCTGCAACATGCCCAAAGAAGATATCCGAAAAGCCCTGCAGGACGTTCTCGCAATCGCTCCGGACAACGTGACGGCACGCATCCAACTGCTGCAAAACATCTGGGAAACAGAAAACTACAAGGAAATCATCCGGCTGGCACAGGCAGGAACAGCGTACAACCCCGACGAGATGGTGTTCTATTATTTCCTCGGAATGGCTTATTATCAAACGGATGAACACGATGAGGCGCTCGACGCCCTTCGACGTGGCGTGAGCCAAATCAACGAAAAGAGCAACAAGGAGTTTGTCAGCGACTTTTACGCCATCATGGGCGACATCCTCCACGAAAAGGGACAAAACAAACAGGCATTCGAAGCATACGACAGTTGTCTGGTGTGGAAAGCAGATAATTACGGGGCGCTGAACAACTACGCCTACTACCTGAGCGAACTGGGACAAGACCTGGACCGCGCCGAACAAATGAGTTTCAAGACCATCAAGGCAGAACCCGAAAACCCCATCTATCTCGACACCTATGCGTGGATTCTCTTCATGGAAGAAAAGTATGAAGAGGCTAAAGTCTATATCGACCAAGCCTTAGCGAACGACTCCACGCTGAGCAGCGTGTATTTCGAACACGCCGGAGACATTTATTCGAAAACCAGAGATACGGGAAAAGCCGTTGAATTCTGGAAAAAAGCATTGGAGCAAGACAAAGAAAATGCCTTGCTGAGAAAGAAAATCAAACTGAAGAAATATGTCAAGAAGTAA
- the dut gene encoding dUTP diphosphatase, with product MTDLVIKIVNKGHQPLPAYATPLSAGMDIRANLEQPITLKPLERKLIPTGLYIALPDGYEAQIRPRSGLALKRGITVLNSPGTIDADYRGEVGVLLINLSNEEFVVSDGERIAQMVIARHEQPRWETVEELDETERGTGGYGHTGIK from the coding sequence ATGACAGATTTAGTAATTAAAATCGTAAACAAAGGACACCAGCCGCTCCCTGCCTACGCCACACCACTGAGTGCAGGCATGGACATCCGTGCCAATCTGGAACAACCCATTACGCTGAAACCATTGGAACGAAAGCTCATCCCGACAGGGCTCTACATCGCCCTTCCCGACGGTTACGAGGCACAGATTCGTCCACGCAGCGGACTGGCACTGAAACGCGGCATCACCGTGCTGAACTCACCGGGCACCATCGATGCCGACTATCGCGGAGAGGTGGGCGTCCTGCTGATTAATCTCTCGAACGAGGAATTTGTGGTCAGCGACGGCGAGCGCATCGCACAGATGGTCATCGCACGCCACGAGCAGCCCCGATGGGAGACCGTGGAAGAACTGGACGAGACGGAACGCGGCACCGGAGGATACGGACACACGGGCATCAAATAA
- the dgt gene encoding dGTP triphosphohydrolase, with protein MNWQKLISNKRLGQERQHPERHDERTEFKRDYDRLIFSAPFRRLQNKTQVFPLPGSIFVHNRLTHSLEVASVGMSLGNDVARLLTKKHPELRDTLFQEIGTIVAAACLAHDLGNPPFGHSGEKAIQAYFKDGPGKHLQSQVSPLFWADITRFDGNANAFRLLTHRFKGRRAGGFVMTYTTLASIVKYPHPSLFAAKNKFGFFTSEYEDYQKIADELEIPLMAMGNGHERWARHPLVFLVEAADDICYEIMDIEDAHKLKLLSYDETESLLLGFFPDDKQQHLRQRIVDDGITDNNEKVVFLRASVIGLLENECVQVFVNHEEEILAGTFAGSLVDAISDIPRAAYQRCTKLSLERIYKSKIVIDIELSGYKIMETLMEQMIDAVLYPERFYSKQLIQRVSSQYEIDADDLETRIMAVIDYISGMTDIYALDVYQKINGISLPII; from the coding sequence ATGAATTGGCAGAAACTGATATCCAATAAGCGGCTCGGACAGGAGCGGCAGCATCCCGAGCGGCATGATGAGCGCACGGAGTTCAAGCGTGACTACGACCGTCTCATCTTCTCCGCACCTTTCCGCCGACTGCAGAACAAGACGCAGGTGTTTCCGCTACCGGGAAGCATCTTCGTGCACAACCGCTTGACGCACAGTCTTGAAGTGGCATCCGTCGGCATGTCGCTGGGAAACGATGTGGCTCGGCTGTTGACAAAAAAGCACCCGGAACTGCGCGACACACTCTTCCAGGAGATAGGAACCATCGTGGCGGCGGCGTGTCTCGCACACGACCTCGGGAATCCGCCGTTCGGACATTCGGGCGAAAAAGCCATACAAGCCTATTTCAAGGATGGACCGGGGAAGCATCTGCAGAGTCAGGTCAGTCCGCTCTTCTGGGCAGACATCACGCGCTTCGACGGAAACGCCAACGCTTTCCGGCTGTTGACCCACCGTTTCAAGGGTCGGCGTGCGGGAGGCTTTGTCATGACCTACACGACGCTTGCCAGCATCGTGAAATATCCGCATCCCTCGCTGTTCGCCGCGAAAAACAAGTTCGGTTTCTTCACTTCCGAGTACGAAGACTATCAAAAGATAGCCGATGAACTCGAAATTCCATTGATGGCGATGGGCAACGGGCATGAGCGATGGGCACGCCACCCGCTCGTGTTCCTCGTGGAAGCGGCTGACGATATCTGTTATGAAATCATGGATATCGAGGATGCCCACAAACTGAAACTGCTCTCCTATGACGAGACGGAAAGCCTGTTGCTCGGCTTCTTCCCGGACGACAAGCAGCAACACCTCAGGCAGCGCATCGTCGATGATGGAATCACCGACAACAACGAGAAGGTGGTGTTCCTCCGGGCATCGGTCATCGGACTGCTCGAAAACGAGTGCGTGCAGGTGTTCGTCAACCATGAGGAGGAGATTCTCGCAGGAACATTCGCCGGCAGTCTCGTGGACGCCATTTCGGACATCCCGCGGGCAGCATATCAGCGCTGCACGAAACTCTCTCTCGAGCGGATTTACAAGAGCAAGATAGTGATCGACATAGAACTGTCGGGATATAAAATCATGGAGACGCTCATGGAGCAGATGATTGATGCCGTGCTCTATCCGGAGCGCTTCTATTCGAAACAGCTCATCCAGCGCGTATCCAGTCAGTACGAAATCGATGCCGACGACCTCGAGACGCGCATCATGGCAGTCATCGACTACATCAGTGGAATGACCGACATCTATGCGCTCGACGTCTATCAGAAAATCAACGGCATATCACTGCCAATCATATAG
- a CDS encoding CYTH domain-containing protein yields MSGFEIERKFLVRKDKDFKALATSDTHIQQGYIAAKGATVRIRIRGNKGFLTIKSPSRNGGLSRYEFEKEISLEEAQQLMKLCEPPIIDKRRYLVEYAGHTFEIDEFYGDNEGLVMAEVELNDEGEVFEKPGFIGPEVTGDRRFYNSNLRMMPFTIWRNTLPEEYR; encoded by the coding sequence ATGTCTGGATTTGAAATCGAACGGAAATTCCTTGTCAGGAAAGACAAAGACTTCAAGGCGCTGGCTACATCCGACACCCATATCCAGCAGGGATATATTGCTGCGAAGGGTGCAACGGTGCGCATCCGCATCAGAGGCAACAAAGGGTTTCTCACAATCAAGTCGCCATCGAGAAACGGCGGACTGTCACGCTATGAGTTTGAAAAAGAAATTTCCTTGGAAGAAGCTCAGCAGTTGATGAAACTCTGCGAACCGCCAATCATCGACAAAAGACGATATTTGGTGGAATATGCCGGACACACGTTTGAGATAGACGAATTCTATGGCGACAACGAAGGGCTCGTCATGGCTGAGGTGGAACTGAATGACGAAGGCGAAGTTTTTGAAAAACCAGGATTTATAGGTCCCGAGGTCACGGGCGACCGACGTTTCTATAATTCCAACCTGCGAATGATGCCATTCACCATTTGGCGAAACACTTTGCCAGAAGAATACCGATAG
- a CDS encoding long-chain fatty acid--CoA ligase, translated as MQTICHLSVLVHEQAKKYGSKTALNYREFGSLKWSQISWQQFSEQVKKVSNALLNLSVKVQENIGVFSQNTMHSLLTDFGAFGIRAVTIPFYATSSEQQLQYIIGDANIRVLFVGEQEQYDKAHRIFALCPTLERIIIYDPSVRISVHDTNAIYFHDFLKLGDNLPRQAEVEALYAQANEDDIANILYTSGTTGDSKGVVLTYSQYHAAFDGNDKCVPVGENDRVMNFLPFTHVFERGWTFFAMTEGAEFIINTYPHEIQQSMRETHPTCMCAVPRFWEKVYAGVNAKIDNASGIKKRLFQDALRVGKRHNVECLARGKRPSPLLSIKYNFYNKTLFKLIRKQLGLENAHFFPTAGSTVSPEVEEFVHSIGIFMMVGYGLTESLATVSCIHMDKPFTIGSVGRPIHSIDVKIGENDEILLKGPTITRGYYKREALNEQSFDSEGYFRTGDSGYLQNGELFLKERIKDLFKTSNGKYIAPQMIEAKILVDKFIDQIAVIADEKKFVSALIIPDYPLLEEYAKEHDIPFDSREDLCKNEQIHKMFTERIDTLQQSLASYEKIKRFTLLPHHFTMEAGELTNTLKIKRAVLNKNYAKEIEEMYKE; from the coding sequence ATGCAGACAATATGTCATCTTTCCGTTCTTGTTCATGAGCAAGCAAAAAAATATGGCTCAAAAACTGCGCTGAACTATCGGGAATTCGGCAGTTTAAAATGGTCACAAATCTCATGGCAACAATTCTCCGAACAGGTGAAAAAGGTGTCTAACGCCTTACTGAACCTGAGTGTGAAGGTACAGGAAAACATTGGCGTTTTTTCACAAAACACCATGCACTCACTGCTTACCGACTTCGGAGCGTTCGGCATACGCGCGGTAACCATCCCGTTTTATGCCACCAGCAGCGAGCAACAACTCCAATATATCATCGGTGATGCGAACATACGCGTCCTTTTTGTCGGCGAACAGGAGCAATACGATAAGGCACATCGCATCTTCGCACTCTGCCCCACCCTGGAGCGCATCATCATCTACGACCCCAGCGTCCGCATCAGTGTGCACGACACAAACGCCATCTACTTCCACGACTTCCTGAAATTGGGTGACAACCTGCCGCGACAAGCCGAAGTGGAAGCGTTGTATGCACAAGCAAACGAAGATGATATTGCCAACATACTTTATACCAGCGGGACAACCGGCGACTCAAAAGGAGTGGTCCTTACCTACAGTCAATACCATGCCGCTTTCGACGGCAACGACAAATGTGTGCCCGTCGGCGAGAACGACCGGGTGATGAACTTCCTGCCTTTCACACATGTCTTCGAGCGAGGATGGACATTCTTTGCCATGACCGAAGGGGCAGAATTTATCATCAACACCTATCCGCACGAAATCCAGCAGTCCATGCGTGAGACCCACCCCACATGTATGTGTGCCGTTCCACGCTTCTGGGAGAAAGTATATGCCGGTGTCAATGCCAAGATTGATAACGCCAGCGGTATCAAGAAACGCCTGTTCCAAGACGCGCTGCGGGTCGGAAAGCGACACAACGTGGAATGTCTGGCGAGAGGGAAACGCCCGTCACCACTGCTTAGCATCAAATACAACTTCTACAACAAGACGCTGTTCAAACTGATACGCAAACAGTTGGGCTTGGAGAATGCCCATTTCTTCCCGACTGCCGGCTCAACAGTTTCGCCAGAAGTAGAGGAATTCGTGCACAGCATCGGCATCTTCATGATGGTGGGATATGGACTGACAGAAAGTCTTGCCACCGTCTCGTGCATCCACATGGACAAACCGTTCACCATCGGCTCCGTCGGACGCCCCATTCACAGCATTGATGTCAAAATCGGAGAGAACGATGAAATCCTACTGAAAGGACCGACCATCACACGGGGATACTATAAGCGCGAAGCCCTCAACGAACAGAGTTTTGACAGTGAGGGATATTTCCGCACGGGCGATTCAGGATATCTCCAGAACGGCGAACTCTTCCTGAAAGAACGCATCAAAGACCTGTTCAAGACGAGCAACGGCAAATACATCGCTCCGCAAATGATTGAAGCGAAAATACTGGTCGATAAATTCATTGACCAGATTGCAGTTATTGCCGATGAAAAGAAATTCGTTTCTGCCCTGATTATCCCCGACTATCCCTTGCTTGAGGAATATGCAAAGGAACACGACATCCCGTTTGACAGCCGTGAAGACCTCTGCAAGAACGAACAAATCCATAAAATGTTTACCGAACGCATAGACACCCTGCAACAGTCGCTGGCAAGCTACGAAAAGATAAAACGCTTCACCCTGCTGCCACACCACTTCACCATGGAAGCCGGAGAGCTGACCAACACGCTGAAAATCAAGCGCGCTGTGCTCAACAAAAACTATGCGAAGGAAATAGAAGAAATGTACAAGGAATGA
- the folP gene encoding dihydropteroate synthase has translation MNKGYTIRIKGQLVSLDKPLVMGILNYTPDSFFTGSRMQSEREIAERANEIIAQGGDMIDVGACSTRPGGAVVSEAEERDRLRHCLAIVRREHPDAIVSVDTFRPSVARMCVEEFGADMINDVAEGEEPGMFETVAALRVPYVLMSVQPTLRESVLMFARKTQILFQMGVSDVILDPGFGFGKTLDDNYAIFSQLEKFHELALPLLVGISRKSMIYRLLDITPEQALNGTTALHATALLKGADILRVHDVREAVETCRIMQKITEGCVN, from the coding sequence ATGAACAAAGGTTACACCATACGGATAAAAGGACAGCTCGTCAGTCTCGACAAGCCACTAGTGATGGGCATTCTCAACTACACGCCCGACTCCTTTTTCACGGGGAGCCGGATGCAGAGCGAGCGGGAAATTGCGGAGCGTGCCAACGAAATCATCGCGCAAGGGGGCGACATGATTGACGTGGGAGCCTGTTCCACCCGACCGGGAGGAGCCGTTGTGAGTGAAGCGGAGGAGCGCGACCGTCTGCGCCACTGCCTCGCTATCGTGCGGCGCGAGCATCCCGATGCCATCGTCAGCGTAGATACGTTCCGCCCATCGGTGGCTCGCATGTGCGTCGAAGAATTTGGAGCAGACATGATCAACGATGTGGCGGAAGGAGAGGAGCCGGGCATGTTTGAGACGGTGGCAGCATTGCGGGTGCCCTACGTCCTGATGTCGGTGCAGCCCACCCTGCGCGAGTCCGTCCTGATGTTTGCACGCAAGACGCAGATACTCTTCCAGATGGGCGTCAGCGACGTCATCCTCGACCCGGGCTTCGGCTTCGGAAAGACCTTAGACGACAACTACGCCATATTCAGCCAACTTGAGAAGTTCCATGAACTGGCGCTGCCGTTGCTGGTGGGCATCTCGCGGAAGTCAATGATATACCGGCTCTTGGACATCACCCCCGAGCAGGCACTCAACGGAACGACGGCGCTCCACGCCACAGCACTCCTCAAGGGAGCCGACATCCTGCGGGTACACGACGTGAGGGAAGCGGTGGAGACGTGCCGCATCATGCAAAAAATAACGGAGGGCTGTGTAAATTAA
- a CDS encoding murein hydrolase activator EnvC, translated as MKRYSIFLLIFLFTLSSAAQQRRTTQRRATTTQKRTTAQRKPATKKQRKATTKKSTKKTTTQKQASGPKQPKYSTAEIKGLENQRNQIQRNINEQQKKLSANKADVKKRLQNLMVINGEIASHQRAIEGYQADIQHLDENINILNAQLATLEQQLREKKQQFVKSMQYLTKNRNTQDKLMFVFSAKNLTQSYRRLRFVREYAAYQRTLGEQIKAKQAEISNKNQQLAVAKSDKNTLLNKGKQEQSILQTKQNEQQQMVKNLQSQQKTIQGIINEQQKQQASLNAQIDRLVAIEVEKARKRAIEEARRKAAAEAEAKRKREAELARKRAEAELAARENERRIAEAREKEARMKAAAAKTANKNSAEKEAANQAAREAEAERIAAERKANADKARREKDIAETKKNNEEAGMVSSVDRKISGSFENNKGRLPMPITGSYRITRHFGNYNVEGLRNVKLNSKGINIQGQSGAQARSIFDGEVCAVFSYGGQMNVMVRHGSYISVYSNLRSVSVQKGQKVSTRQTLGTVGTDNTLQFQLRRETALLNPESWLGR; from the coding sequence ATGAAACGCTATTCCATATTCCTACTGATATTCCTGTTCACGCTCTCCTCTGCGGCACAGCAGCGGAGAACAACCCAAAGAAGAGCAACGACCACCCAAAAGCGGACGACTGCTCAGCGCAAGCCCGCGACAAAGAAACAGCGCAAGGCAACTACCAAGAAAAGTACGAAGAAGACAACCACCCAAAAGCAAGCAAGTGGTCCAAAACAACCCAAATATTCCACTGCGGAAATCAAAGGATTGGAAAACCAGAGAAACCAAATACAGAGAAACATCAACGAGCAACAAAAGAAACTTTCAGCCAACAAAGCCGACGTCAAAAAGCGACTGCAGAACCTCATGGTCATCAACGGAGAAATCGCTTCCCACCAACGTGCCATCGAAGGCTATCAGGCAGACATACAACACCTTGACGAGAACATCAATATCCTCAATGCACAGCTCGCAACACTCGAACAGCAACTCCGGGAAAAGAAACAGCAATTCGTGAAATCCATGCAATATCTCACGAAAAACCGCAACACGCAAGACAAACTCATGTTCGTCTTCAGCGCTAAAAACCTCACGCAGTCATACCGTCGCCTGCGGTTCGTAAGGGAATATGCCGCCTATCAACGCACGCTGGGCGAACAAATAAAAGCCAAACAAGCCGAAATCAGCAATAAGAACCAACAACTCGCTGTCGCGAAAAGCGATAAAAACACCCTCCTCAACAAAGGGAAACAGGAACAAAGCATACTCCAAACGAAACAGAACGAGCAGCAACAAATGGTGAAAAACCTGCAAAGTCAACAAAAAACCATACAGGGAATCATCAACGAGCAGCAAAAGCAACAGGCAAGCCTGAACGCACAAATCGACCGACTCGTAGCCATCGAAGTGGAAAAGGCACGGAAAAGAGCCATCGAGGAAGCACGGCGGAAAGCCGCTGCCGAAGCTGAAGCCAAGCGTAAACGGGAAGCTGAACTCGCAAGGAAAAGGGCGGAAGCTGAGCTTGCGGCAAGGGAAAACGAAAGGCGTATTGCCGAAGCACGCGAAAAAGAAGCACGAATGAAAGCTGCTGCCGCAAAAACAGCCAATAAGAACTCGGCAGAAAAAGAGGCTGCCAACCAAGCGGCGCGAGAAGCAGAAGCAGAAAGAATAGCAGCCGAAAGAAAAGCCAATGCCGACAAAGCACGACGCGAAAAAGACATCGCCGAAACCAAAAAGAATAATGAGGAAGCCGGCATGGTCAGTTCCGTGGACCGGAAAATTAGCGGAAGCTTTGAAAACAACAAGGGAAGACTGCCCATGCCCATCACGGGCAGCTACCGCATCACACGGCACTTCGGAAACTATAACGTCGAAGGACTCAGAAACGTGAAGCTCAACAGCAAAGGAATCAACATCCAAGGACAAAGCGGCGCACAGGCACGAAGCATCTTCGACGGAGAAGTCTGCGCCGTGTTCAGCTATGGAGGACAAATGAACGTCATGGTGAGACATGGCAGCTACATCTCGGTTTACAGCAACTTGCGGTCGGTCAGCGTACAAAAAGGACAAAAAGTGTCAACGCGCCAAACACTTGGAACCGTGGGAACAGACAACACCCTGCAATTCCAACTGCGAAGAGAGACCGCCCTGCTCAACCCCGAATCGTGGTTAGGCAGATAA